One window of candidate division KSB1 bacterium genomic DNA carries:
- a CDS encoding N-acetylmuramoyl-L-alanine amidase produces MKPRVIGLLLLFFRLAEAQTPLLQITFPAQNDTVNGNRVRISGFTESGAVVSINGKKVPLTPQASFVARVDLSEGLNTILVEAQKNGAVSVQNLSVYRPPSTKSLPEKPTAIDLDGCAPRRDVWLSVGDYLDVQLKGSPNGVAAFSIDRYLKHLPMVEIDTALTDGIFGIYRGAIRISSDLPIDKPLAIEGELLGADGRKKKLVIGRLFVLSPHVPLIGRTKQTVTVHSAAEGYVPWLRLPAGIDLHIVGKRNNRYQVRFSATKQGYIEEDGIELLPAGTPLPSLAVGAPNLVQDKNWIRLIYPADRLPAFWIDQDPVLNRLDLYLFGARQASHWVTFPNGESDLAALVFGQEDNAFRTTVVLRTKRVWGYKAEYRDGAVVFSIRRPPVINSQNPLQGLVIAVDAGHGGQDRGAVSPLGRLEKEINLMWAESLAAKLRSNGATVVMTRREDIEVSLAERIRLAEEAEAHIFLSLHNNSVPATGNPAAEGTSVYFTTPQSRDLAWALYPYLVKLGLAPFGRVYNAYYVTQSTAFLSVLIEGGFLSNPKEELKLADPVFIDRLSQAICEGLADFLSTGEK; encoded by the coding sequence GTGAAACCGAGAGTTATTGGCCTGCTTTTGCTGTTTTTCCGACTTGCGGAGGCCCAAACGCCGCTGCTTCAGATAACCTTTCCGGCTCAAAACGATACGGTAAACGGTAACCGAGTTCGAATTTCCGGATTTACCGAAAGCGGAGCCGTTGTTTCGATCAATGGCAAAAAAGTACCGTTAACACCTCAGGCTTCTTTTGTTGCCCGCGTTGATTTGTCTGAAGGATTGAACACAATTCTCGTCGAAGCACAAAAAAACGGAGCCGTATCCGTTCAGAACCTGTCGGTTTATCGTCCGCCGTCGACCAAGTCCCTGCCTGAAAAGCCCACGGCGATCGACTTGGACGGGTGTGCGCCGCGCCGCGATGTTTGGCTAAGCGTCGGTGATTATCTCGATGTTCAGCTTAAAGGCAGCCCTAACGGTGTTGCCGCCTTTTCGATCGACCGCTATCTCAAGCACCTGCCGATGGTAGAAATCGATACCGCTTTGACTGACGGAATTTTCGGCATATATCGCGGAGCAATCCGTATTAGTTCCGATCTCCCTATTGATAAACCGCTGGCCATCGAGGGCGAGCTGCTGGGAGCCGACGGGCGCAAAAAAAAGCTGGTGATCGGACGCTTGTTCGTGCTTTCGCCGCATGTGCCGCTGATCGGCCGGACCAAGCAAACGGTGACTGTTCACAGCGCTGCGGAGGGGTATGTTCCTTGGTTGCGTCTTCCGGCCGGAATCGATTTGCACATCGTCGGCAAGCGGAATAACCGCTATCAAGTTCGTTTTTCAGCAACGAAGCAAGGTTATATCGAAGAGGATGGAATCGAGTTGTTGCCGGCGGGTACGCCCCTGCCGTCTTTAGCTGTCGGCGCTCCAAACTTGGTTCAGGATAAAAATTGGATCCGGCTGATTTATCCGGCCGACCGGCTGCCGGCCTTTTGGATCGATCAAGATCCTGTCCTTAATCGTCTCGACTTGTATCTCTTCGGAGCTCGGCAGGCTTCGCACTGGGTGACGTTTCCCAACGGAGAAAGCGACCTTGCTGCGCTGGTCTTTGGACAGGAAGACAATGCATTTCGAACTACGGTCGTTTTGCGGACCAAAAGGGTATGGGGATATAAAGCAGAGTATCGCGACGGCGCCGTCGTTTTTTCCATACGCAGGCCGCCGGTAATCAATTCGCAGAATCCGCTGCAGGGGTTGGTGATCGCCGTCGACGCCGGACACGGCGGTCAGGATCGAGGCGCCGTGAGCCCCCTCGGCAGATTGGAAAAAGAGATCAACCTTATGTGGGCCGAAAGCCTTGCCGCCAAACTGAGGAGCAACGGCGCAACCGTGGTCATGACGCGACGGGAAGACATCGAGGTCTCTTTGGCAGAACGCATACGTCTGGCCGAGGAAGCCGAGGCTCATATCTTTCTTTCCCTGCACAACAACAGCGTGCCGGCGACCGGCAATCCGGCTGCCGAGGGCACGAGCGTTTATTTCACCACGCCGCAAAGTCGTGACCTGGCCTGGGCTCTTTATCCTTACCTGGTCAAACTGGGTCTGGCGCCCTTTGGCCGCGTCTATAATGCCTACTATGTAACGCAATCAACGGCGTTTTTGAGTGTGCTCATCGAAGGAGGATTTCTCAGTAACCCAAAAGAGGAACTCAAGCTGGCGGATCCTGTTTTTATCGACAGGTTATCGCAGGCAATTTGTGAGGGATTAGCGGATTTTTTGTCGACTGGAGAAAAATGA
- a CDS encoding cytidylate kinase-like family protein: MPVTHEPVQWEEPSDFQMRLWEEKHLEEEAPGKKTSKWETAHVTISRQFGARGFAIGQLLAQKLGWELYGSNIIEHIAKKAKLREKVISEFDERKHSSKLTQLLFSPGSYSSDKYYRHLVQVILSISRKGKAVIIGRGANFVTDKANGLHVRVIGNLHERARRYAEKEGIPFKEALKKVEAVDRQRAEFVRTYYHADISDPQNYDLVINVEYLNNEQITDIIIAALEVRLGEPRPKD; this comes from the coding sequence ATGCCCGTGACTCACGAACCTGTTCAATGGGAAGAGCCGTCCGATTTTCAAATGCGCCTTTGGGAGGAGAAACATCTGGAAGAAGAGGCTCCCGGAAAAAAGACAAGCAAATGGGAGACGGCCCACGTTACCATATCTCGTCAATTTGGAGCGCGCGGCTTTGCGATCGGTCAGCTCTTGGCACAAAAGCTCGGTTGGGAGCTTTACGGCAGCAACATCATTGAACACATTGCAAAAAAAGCCAAGCTGAGAGAAAAGGTAATCTCGGAATTCGACGAGCGGAAGCACTCCTCCAAACTGACGCAGCTTTTATTTAGCCCAGGAAGCTATTCTTCCGACAAATATTACCGGCATTTGGTTCAAGTCATATTGTCCATCAGTCGGAAAGGCAAGGCTGTCATCATCGGCAGAGGAGCTAATTTTGTCACCGACAAAGCCAACGGGCTGCATGTACGCGTCATCGGCAACCTTCACGAGCGGGCGCGACGGTACGCCGAAAAGGAGGGAATTCCGTTCAAAGAAGCTTTGAAAAAAGTAGAGGCCGTCGACCGCCAACGGGCGGAATTCGTTCGCACCTATTATCACGCCGACATCAGCGATCCGCAAAATTATGATCTGGTGATCAATGTCGAATACTTGAACAATGAACAAATTACGGACATCATTATTGCCGCATTGGAAGTGCGTTTAGGAGAACCGCGTCCAAAGGACTAA
- a CDS encoding DUF2271 domain-containing protein — protein MARKDIGIKPSRTLLRVLIWPVFCLLVSCKNPVSAQKVILLIDDYLIDGGKYVFYWDGKNEDKQYVEPGDYVVVLEIKDWQQQEIITAIKGGSPGENNQSHFEPGFWQYPELLEPFPNPFKVQSGVNIPILLPGSSRVRITIFKG, from the coding sequence ATGGCTCGCAAAGACATCGGAATAAAGCCGTCCCGAACACTCTTACGCGTTCTGATCTGGCCGGTTTTTTGCCTTTTGGTGTCGTGCAAAAATCCGGTATCGGCGCAAAAAGTAATTCTATTGATCGATGATTATTTAATTGACGGCGGAAAATATGTATTTTATTGGGACGGGAAAAATGAGGACAAACAGTACGTTGAACCCGGCGATTATGTAGTCGTGTTGGAAATCAAAGACTGGCAGCAACAGGAAATCATAACAGCCATTAAGGGCGGAAGCCCGGGAGAAAACAATCAGTCGCACTTTGAGCCCGGTTTTTGGCAATATCCCGAACTTCTCGAACCGTTTCCCAATCCCTTCAAAGTGCAATCGGGTGTCAACATTCCCATTCTTTTACCGGGCTCTTCGCGTGTCAGAATTACGATTTTCAAAGGTTGA
- a CDS encoding S9 family peptidase, whose protein sequence is MRMLISFFLLVSLSAASLPAKRPMTVEDLWAMKRIGRIELSPDGSRMVYEMTAYDMEKNSGRTDLWLLDTATGETRQLTTHAAGSSTPHWKPDGSAVAFLSSRNCSRQIFLLPLSGGEAVQLTRLPLDIEDFAWSPDGKHLALILSIFPKAANIEESAAMERVREESLVKAHIADRLLFRPWNHWRDGRRSHLFLCNADGANLRDLTPGDWDVPPLDLGGDPDFCFSPDGKTIAFVGNATAEPAVNTNNDVFLLDLESGIQQNLTAANAAVDNQPVFSPDGRYLAYRAMRRPGFEADEYELMLYDRRTGSSVSLTDSFDRSVGQVIWSPDNSALFFTAEDFGRESIYRLELKSGRITKIIGDHVNRHLTISPNGRRLFFKRQSAVMPEEIFGYDLRNKSPTQLTFTNQPLLDQLDLTPLEDLSYPSFDGKTVHGFLLKPPAFDTSRKYPLLCLIHGGPQGMWGDDFHYRWNTSLFASRGFVVVALNIRGSKGYGQEWCDAVSRDWGGGPYQDILAGIDYVVERYSFIDKERIAAAGASYGGYMINWIATQTDRFKALVSHAGVFDLVSKYGATDELWFPEWEFGGIPYENPDLYRRWSPSTYAANLNKFRTPTLVIHGELDFRVPVTQGLQMFTALQRYGVPSKLICFPDETHFVTKPQNARLWWNEVFAWLEKWLAKTSE, encoded by the coding sequence ATGCGCATGCTGATATCTTTTTTCCTGCTCGTGAGCCTTTCGGCTGCTTCGCTGCCGGCCAAACGCCCGATGACCGTTGAAGACCTTTGGGCAATGAAGCGCATCGGCCGAATCGAACTTTCCCCGGACGGCAGCCGAATGGTCTACGAAATGACCGCTTACGACATGGAAAAAAACAGCGGCCGTACCGACCTTTGGCTCCTCGACACGGCAACCGGCGAGACGCGTCAGCTTACCACTCATGCTGCGGGCAGCAGTACGCCGCATTGGAAACCGGACGGCAGCGCGGTAGCCTTTCTCTCTTCCCGCAACTGCTCGCGGCAGATCTTCCTTTTGCCCCTTTCCGGCGGCGAAGCAGTGCAGTTGACCCGCCTGCCTTTGGATATTGAGGATTTTGCCTGGTCTCCTGACGGCAAACATCTGGCGCTGATCCTTTCAATTTTTCCAAAAGCCGCAAATATAGAAGAAAGCGCGGCAATGGAGCGCGTGAGAGAGGAATCGCTTGTTAAGGCGCACATTGCCGACCGCCTCTTGTTTCGACCTTGGAATCATTGGCGCGACGGCAGACGATCGCATCTGTTCCTCTGCAATGCCGACGGCGCCAACCTCCGCGATCTCACGCCGGGCGATTGGGACGTGCCGCCGCTTGATTTGGGCGGTGATCCCGACTTTTGTTTCTCACCTGACGGAAAAACGATCGCCTTTGTCGGCAATGCAACGGCGGAGCCGGCCGTCAACACCAACAATGACGTCTTTCTACTCGATTTGGAAAGCGGCATCCAACAAAATCTGACGGCCGCCAACGCAGCGGTCGATAATCAGCCGGTCTTTTCTCCCGACGGTCGCTATCTTGCCTACCGCGCCATGCGGCGCCCAGGCTTCGAAGCCGACGAGTACGAGCTGATGCTTTATGATCGTCGAACCGGAAGCAGCGTATCGCTGACGGATTCTTTCGATCGCTCGGTCGGCCAGGTGATTTGGTCTCCCGATAACTCGGCCCTCTTTTTTACCGCCGAGGATTTCGGCCGCGAATCTATTTATCGCCTGGAATTGAAATCCGGGCGCATCACGAAAATCATCGGCGATCACGTCAATCGTCATTTAACAATTAGCCCGAACGGTCGCCGCCTCTTCTTCAAACGCCAATCCGCCGTTATGCCGGAGGAAATTTTCGGCTATGATCTGCGCAACAAATCGCCGACACAACTCACTTTTACCAATCAGCCTTTGCTCGATCAATTGGATTTAACCCCATTGGAAGATCTGAGTTATCCTTCTTTTGACGGCAAGACGGTTCACGGCTTCCTACTAAAGCCGCCGGCTTTCGATACTTCCCGAAAATATCCGCTGCTTTGCCTCATCCACGGGGGGCCGCAGGGAATGTGGGGCGATGATTTTCACTATCGCTGGAACACGTCACTATTTGCATCGCGCGGCTTTGTCGTGGTTGCTTTGAACATACGCGGTTCCAAAGGCTACGGTCAGGAGTGGTGCGACGCCGTCAGTCGCGATTGGGGCGGCGGGCCTTATCAAGATATTCTGGCGGGCATCGATTATGTGGTCGAGCGTTACAGCTTTATCGATAAGGAGCGCATTGCCGCGGCGGGAGCAAGCTACGGCGGCTACATGATTAATTGGATCGCTACACAGACCGACCGCTTCAAAGCTTTGGTCAGCCATGCGGGTGTTTTTGATCTCGTCAGCAAATACGGCGCCACCGATGAGCTGTGGTTTCCGGAATGGGAGTTCGGCGGTATCCCATACGAAAATCCCGATCTTTACCGGCGCTGGTCGCCTTCTACCTATGCGGCGAACCTGAACAAGTTTCGAACGCCGACGCTGGTCATCCATGGAGAACTCGACTTTCGTGTTCCGGTGACGCAGGGCCTGCAAATGTTCACCGCCCTGCAGAGGTACGGCGTGCCGTCCAAACTGATTTGTTTTCCTGATGAGACGCATTTTGTGACCAAACCGCAAAACGCCCGGTTGTGGTGGAACGAAGTATTTGCCTGGTTGGAAAAATGGCTCGCAAAGACATCGGAATAA
- a CDS encoding pyridoxine 5'-phosphate synthase, translating to MARLCLCINPIARIRAIKKGRNPDPVTAAVAAEAAGIDGIVVYVDESGEISDRDVRLLKEVVQTHLNIAVPAEETMVRKAVSWAPDMVTLLPQSYAAGEESPEEQAPILQELVEQLRDSNIVVAQLIRPDPSAIRNAARLQVDYVQLDTSVFSGIDDLGTMADIVEQFRSSAIAAGKLGLGVSAGRKLTAPIARELADAAELIEEYNVGWAIVSRAVLVGLEKAIADFRKNIDR from the coding sequence ATGGCTCGATTATGTCTCTGCATCAATCCGATTGCCCGTATTCGGGCGATCAAAAAAGGCCGCAACCCGGATCCGGTCACCGCGGCCGTGGCTGCAGAAGCGGCCGGTATCGACGGCATTGTCGTTTATGTCGATGAATCGGGAGAAATCTCCGACCGCGATGTTCGGCTCCTCAAGGAGGTGGTGCAGACGCACCTCAATATCGCCGTTCCGGCGGAAGAAACCATGGTGCGCAAAGCCGTCTCCTGGGCACCGGATATGGTGACGTTGCTGCCGCAAAGCTACGCTGCCGGAGAAGAAAGTCCTGAAGAACAGGCGCCGATTTTGCAGGAATTGGTGGAACAGCTGCGCGACAGCAACATTGTCGTTGCGCAGCTCATTCGCCCTGATCCGTCGGCCATTCGCAATGCGGCGCGCCTTCAGGTCGATTATGTGCAGTTGGATACGTCTGTTTTCTCCGGCATTGACGATTTGGGCACCATGGCGGATATCGTGGAGCAATTCCGCTCTTCGGCCATAGCGGCCGGAAAGCTGGGACTGGGCGTTTCAGCGGGACGGAAACTTACAGCCCCGATCGCCCGCGAATTGGCCGATGCCGCAGAACTGATCGAGGAGTACAATGTCGGATGGGCGATCGTTTCCCGAGCCGTTCTCGTGGGACTCGAAAAAGCCATCGCTGATTTTCGTAAAAACATCGACAGGTAG
- a CDS encoding divergent polysaccharide deacetylase family protein, protein MKRARRTVSAVRISTIGWTAGEKRLARILSISAVVLLVLRLTLFSSSVPRFGSKDIKRIDAVVAELMTEYGISAPTTVSGDTLSESVIPQQFPLYDLMAQLRNRLESRGYEIIEVRRQGTTTIVSVGKNGKAAKHFRFKKGEARSGEGALAIIIDDFGYAFNSTIRDFLAFEAPLTLSILPGLDYTSRVAEAAQLHRKEVIIHLPMEPLNEPYKDDGYILLTRHDPGTISLRIRKAFAEVSQAVGMNNHQGSKATADMRTMQSTMETLKALGKYFIDSSTSTQSIAYRTARRGGVPCGRNSLFIDSIEEEQTIRERLRTAAEKAQKGERLIVIGHARPLTLQVLKQMLPRIQASGVQIVPASQLVN, encoded by the coding sequence ATGAAAAGAGCAAGGCGAACAGTCTCTGCAGTACGAATATCGACCATCGGCTGGACGGCTGGGGAAAAACGGCTGGCGCGAATTCTCAGCATAAGCGCAGTCGTGCTGCTTGTGCTGCGCCTGACGCTCTTTTCTTCTTCCGTGCCGCGTTTCGGAAGCAAAGACATTAAGCGCATCGACGCCGTGGTTGCCGAGCTGATGACGGAATACGGAATCTCGGCGCCGACAACCGTTTCGGGCGATACATTGTCGGAATCGGTCATTCCGCAGCAGTTTCCGTTGTACGACCTGATGGCGCAGCTGCGGAATCGGCTCGAAAGCCGAGGCTATGAGATCATCGAGGTACGGAGACAAGGCACGACGACAATCGTTTCCGTCGGCAAAAACGGCAAAGCGGCCAAGCACTTCCGCTTTAAAAAAGGAGAAGCTCGAAGCGGAGAGGGAGCGTTGGCCATTATTATCGACGATTTCGGCTACGCTTTCAACTCGACCATACGCGACTTTTTAGCCTTTGAGGCGCCGCTTACCCTATCGATTCTGCCCGGGCTTGACTATACTTCCCGCGTTGCCGAAGCTGCGCAACTGCATCGTAAAGAGGTCATCATTCATCTGCCGATGGAGCCGCTCAATGAGCCTTACAAAGATGACGGCTACATTCTGCTTACTCGCCACGATCCCGGGACGATTTCTCTGCGCATCCGTAAAGCTTTTGCCGAGGTGTCGCAGGCTGTAGGAATGAATAACCATCAGGGATCCAAAGCAACGGCAGACATGCGTACCATGCAGTCGACCATGGAAACGCTGAAGGCGCTGGGAAAATACTTTATTGACAGCAGCACCTCGACGCAAAGCATCGCCTACCGGACGGCCCGCCGAGGAGGCGTTCCGTGCGGCCGCAACAGCCTTTTTATTGATTCCATAGAGGAAGAACAAACAATCCGCGAGCGTTTGCGCACCGCAGCGGAAAAGGCGCAAAAAGGCGAACGGTTGATCGTTATCGGCCACGCCCGTCCCTTGACGCTGCAGGTCCTCAAACAAATGTTGCCGAGAATTCAAGCATCGGGAGTTCAGATTGTACCGGCCTCGCAGTTGGTGAATTGA